The Lycium ferocissimum isolate CSIRO_LF1 chromosome 1, AGI_CSIRO_Lferr_CH_V1, whole genome shotgun sequence genome includes a region encoding these proteins:
- the LOC132053287 gene encoding UDP-xylose transporter 3-like: MSENKSFQLGTIGALSLSVVSSVSIVICNKALMSSLGFRFATTLTSWHLLVTFCSLHVALWMKLFEHKPFDPRTVVGFGILNGISIGLLNLSLGFNSVGFYQMTKLAIIPCTVLLETLFLSKKFSRSIQLSLCVLLLGVGIATVTDLQLNFLGSILSLLAVLTTCVAQIMTNTIQKKFKVSSTQLLYQSCPYQAMTLFISGPFLDKFLTQQNVFAFRYTPQVLVFIGMSCLISVSVNFSTFLVIGKTSPVTYQVLGHLKTCLVLAFGYILLHDPFNWRNILGIFVAMMGMVLYSYYCTREGQKKAAEASVQLQTKEDESDPLIGMEKGAGAINDVDLPISPIRKADKDLRA, translated from the exons ATGAGTGAGAACAAGAGTTTTCAGCTAGGGACAATTGGAGCTTTGTCTCTATCAGTTGTTTCGTCAGTATCCATTGTCATTTGTAATAAAGCCCTTATGAGCTCTTTAGGTTTCCGTTTTG CTACAACTTTGACGAGCTGGCATTTACTGGTCACTTTTTGCTCCCTCCATGTGGCGCTATGGATGAAGCTATTCGAACACAAACCTTTTGATCCAAGAACTGTAGTTGGATTTGGTATTCTGAATGGAATTTCAATTGGGTTGCTGAACCTTAGCCTTGGTTTTAATTCTGTTGGTTTTTATCAG ATGACGAAGCTTGCAATCATCCCATGCACTGTACTATTGGAGACACTTTTCCTCAGCAAGAAATTCAG TCGGAGCATTCAACTCTCTCTTTGCGTCCTCCTTTTGGGTGTTGGAATTGCAACTGTTACTGATCTACAGCTGAACTTCTTGGGCTCTATCTTGTCACTCCTTGCAGTTCTTACGACTTGTGTTGCTCAAATT ATGACCAATACCATCCAGAAGAAGTTCAAGGTCTCTTCAACACAACTGTTGTATCAATCTTGTCCTTACCAAGCGATGACTTTGTTCATCTCTGGTCCGTTTCTGGATAAGTTCTTGACTCAGCAAAATGTATTTGCCTTCAGATACACACCACAAGTGCTG GTGTTCATTGGCATGTCCTGCTTGATCTCAGTCTCTGTTAACTTTAGCACATTCCTTGTGATTGGAAAGACATCCCCTGTCACCTACCAAGTCCTTGGCCATCTTAAAACCTGTCTAGTATTAGCTTTTGGGTATATCTTACTTCATGACCCATTCAACTGGAGGAATATTCTTGGGATCTTCGTTGCTATGATGGGGATGGTTCTTTATTCATATTATTGCACCCGTGAAGGTCAGAAAAAAGCAGCCGAAGCATCAGTACAACTTCAG ACAAAGGAAGATGAATCTGATCCTCTAATTGGCATGGAGAAAGGAGCTGGTGCAATTAATGATGTAGATCTACCAATATCCCCAATCCGGAAAGCAGACAAGGATTTGCGTGCTTGA